The DNA region ACCGCAGACAACACAAGAAGGGTATCTCTGAGGTACGACCCCTCCATTCCCTCTCCAAGCTTCGGCTCTCCACAAGCACACACCGGTCGATCCACCTACGCTGGGATAGCTCGCGGGGATTCTATATGAATAcaggacgatgaggacatGCAGATGGAGGATGGCTATCGAGCAAGACAACGGCATGCTGACACCCATTACAGGAGGTTGCCAAGAAGCGTACTCGCCGCACCGTCAAGTCCCAGCGTGCCATCGTTGGTGCTACCCTCGATGTGATCAAGGAGCGCCGCTCCATGCGCCCCGAGGCCCGCTCTGCTGCTCGCGCTCAGGCCATtaaggaggccaaggagaagaaggctgcttcCGCCGCCGCTAAGAAGTctgagaaggccaaggctgctgccaacGCCTCCAAGGGCCGTATCGTCGGCAAGCAGGGTGCTAAGGGTGCGCAGTCCAAGCCTGCCATCCATAGCCGTTAAGGGGTTACATCTCTGGGTTGGTTGCATTTAGGTCTGGGGTGAAGATGATATTCTATCTTGGGCAAACATAACAAGGGAGAATAGACGAATGGTAACTTCACAACCATCGCACAAAACGGTCTTGCCTGTGACCGGGGGGAAACGCGGAGTCGGTCGGTCGGTACTCGGTTTTTTCATTATGCCTGCTCTCTCAAACCTCTCCACGGGGAGGGTTCTTTACTCTTTTTTTGATGAATGGACAAGTCACAAGAAAAGCTTGTTCCTTTCTGAAAAAGCCACGGGGCCGGTTGTATGATTGGGTTCCTGCGTAACGGGTATGAAGACGATTTGCATGGGTAGCTCACAGAATGCCGACTTATGCATTGGTCTGACATGGGCCGCTTCGCGGGATATTTGAAGTGGTTTTCTGTGTATCgtgattttgtttttcttgtgAATACCACGGGCAGTGGTTTCCCCAGTCCCCCAGCCATGTATAAATTCCCAAACTAAAGGCTTGTTACCACGGAGCACCAGATGACTCTTGGAACATGTCGCTCAACCTTGAGCATACTTGCCGTCATGAATCTTTTATAATGTCGAGTAACTGGGTACCATCACAAGTAGATCCATAAAGACCATGAGACTATGAACCCGCAAAGCATAGGTTGAGCCGCACCGGATGGGCAATGATTGTTTTAGGGACTCTCTCATTCACGAAGGGTCATAAACTTCAGCCTGGAACATCGAAAGGGGTCTCAACATTTGAATGTGGGAATCCTTCTAAAATCTATAGTTTCAAACCCACGGTGTTGTTCATAAAACCGACCATGTCCCCTTTTCCAATAATTGGGCTGGACAGCCACTTTAAAGTTTAGCAAGAACACCCTCGGCGCCAGTGTTCTCGATGCTGCCTCTAACAGAATCGACCTCGGCGTAGGTGACCTTGCCGTGGTCAACAACGATGGCGTATCTCAGCGTGCGATCACCCTGAGTCCAGCCGATGCTCTTGGAGAATTCCAGACCGGTGTCGGACATGAATAGCTATTTTCACCTGGTTAGCACACCCTTTCTCTCATGTCACGAGAAGGAAGACATACAATAGAATCATCCTTGACACCGTTCGCCTTGCCCCAAGCGGCCATGACCCAGTGGTCGTtggaggcgatgaagatgacctGGTCGAcgcccttggccttgaggtcGTCCAGCTTGGCGAGGTAGGAGGTCACGTGGGAGACCTGGCAGGTTGGGGTGAAGGCGCCGGGGACGGCGACGAGGACTACTTTCTTGGAGGCGAATTCTTTGCTGGCGTCGTATTGGATGCCGATGCCGCAGGCGGTGACGTTGAGGTCGCCGGTGGGGGGGACGTAGGTAAAGGTTAcgttgggggggaaggagtcGCCTGCTTTGAGACCGGacattttgatggttgaaagggggttgtgttgTGAGGAGAAAACTGGatttgggatgggataggtgagtggtggtggttgatgttgggatgTTCGGGATGGTAAATAAataggggaggtggtggtcaacgGGGAGACGGTGGGGGTGAGTGAATATCAAATTGGAGGGGTAGGAACGAGGTGTTGGTATGGTGGGTACGGGAGTTGCAAGTTACTACTCTGTTTCTGCTACGTTCTAGAAGATGAGGATACAACTCTTCAGacgggagagagagacatACAGTTAAGGTTACACAAAACTTTTATATATGAGCCATGGTTTGGAATTATACCTCGCTGTTATGGCGGGAGACGGAAGTTTGCATTATGATTGACTGAGCTCGCCGGTGTCCGCTTGCCTTCGGCATGCCCCCTCCCTGCCCCGCGCAGCTGTCACACATGTTAAGTCCGGCCTGTGCTGCAGAGAAATCGGGAAATATTGCGCAATCGGTGTGGAAGATGAGCACGAGTTTCAGATGAGTGAAGATTGACACTTCCATACTCCCTGTTTGAAATGTTACTCTTCAACTCAATTTCTTGAAGGGGATATGTTGGAAAACATCAGATGAACTCCGGGTGCTCCCATACCTCTTCGGGGCGGAACCGGAGAGTTTTGATATTGAAGCCACCTAGCCCCACCGGATCTGCCGGCGAGCTTTCTATTGTGCTAACAGCCATTTCAACCATACCAAGTCGCCAAATCCCACAGCCGAAGTGATAGTACGGTATTTCATGTAATATTCTACGGTTCACAATCTACAAATATCAGTCGGTCTCGCGCAGATAGACTTTGCGGCGGGGGGCGGGCCGGGGGGCatgcggggtggtggtgacgtcAATCGCCAATTGCCGTTCTCGGCCCCGGCTCCGGCCCGGATGCTGGTCAGCGGACCACAGACAGATTGGAATCCCTTTCCACTGAATCGAGCCGGGAGTTTGTATCCTTGATTCGGCCACCTTTACATCTGTTGGCCTATAGAACATATACACTACCCATGACCTTCCGGCCTTGCGTCTTGCGTAGCCATGTCTGTTATATCATCCGTTGCCATCAAGATGGTACCTGAAGCACAATACCGCCACAGACGCTTACAAATATATATGGTAGCTTGGCAATCTTGCCTGAATGGCTAGGTAGACTGCCCTTCTATTTCCCAGGTAAGTTGATCGGGCAAGACAATGAGCTGATACCCAAAAGGCTCCTCAGATCAAACAGAAAGCGAGGTAGCGAGAGAGACCGGGCCAGTAGACTCTGGAAAGTCCTGAATCCTGGCAGTCCAAAAACCAGACCTCGACCAGCCGAAATATCGCCAAGTGACCTTTTTGTAAGCATATGATAGATCACCTAGGCTAGAATCAAAAGAGCGAGCCAAGCTGTCATATGTGGCCGTTGCGTCTAGTCCGCCACTGAAGCTGCAAGACAGAGCTGTCAAGGAATGCCCTCTAGCCACGTACAGTTAGAGAAGATGTTCGGAAGTCAAGTAAGGGTAATTGTTGCGTTTGCCCAGAACTATCAACGTCCAACTGCATTATGCTAGTTGCTATTCATCGGTTAGGACGAAGCTGTTACTTTGGGTTCAGTGACTATGTGAGACCACAGAAGGCAAACGGAAGAGGGACTATGCTTGAACGTAGAAAGGTCTGTCTTCGAGGGATATCCTGAGGCCTCTGCAGACTTCATCGAGGCCTCAATCGGATGGCTGGACCTATTTTCAAAGGGTCCTGTTACAAAAGCAACGGCAATAGATGAGGGGCACGCTGCCGCCCACTTCGCAAAAGGTCCAGTCAGCCGAAAAAAAGCAAGTGTTGGATACAAAAATGACAGACTTTGCTGCGGCCGAGAGAGGGTCTCGATGTTCGATACAATTGCTGCTCAGACATTCCAGTCCTGCAGCCACTATCACCCACCTGCTTCCTCTGGAAAGTAGGTGGTTGAAGCTGCGAGGGACGGGTCGACATCCGTA from Podospora pseudoanserina strain CBS 124.78 chromosome 1, whole genome shotgun sequence includes:
- the RPL24 gene encoding 60S ribosomal protein L24 (EggNog:ENOG503P28W; COG:J), whose protein sequence is MRTYEDTFSGARIYPGKGKLYVRGDSKIFRFQNGKSESLFLQRKNPRRIAWTVLYRRQHKKGISEEVAKKRTRRTVKSQRAIVGATLDVIKERRSMRPEARSAARAQAIKEAKEKKAASAAAKKSEKAKAAANASKGRIVGKQGAKGAQSKPAIHSR
- a CDS encoding hypothetical protein (COG:O; EggNog:ENOG503P2EH) — its product is MSGLKAGDSFPPNVTFTYVPPTGDLNVTACGIGIQYDASKEFASKKVVLVAVPGAFTPTCQVSHVTSYLAKLDDLKAKGVDQVIFIASNDHWVMAAWGKANGVKDDSILFMSDTGLEFSKSIGWTQGDRTLRYAIVVDHGKVTYAEVDSVRGSIENTGAEGVLAKL